In a genomic window of Magnolia sinica isolate HGM2019 chromosome 16, MsV1, whole genome shotgun sequence:
- the LOC131229386 gene encoding cyclin-D5-3-like isoform X1 encodes MFSTLSCGGMAGSDCSVSLSSLLCQEEACFDDDEEEEEEENERFLSIEDLGLLETEDEYIEILVSKERSFGSESSGSSDDFSTENWLKCARLDAVRWILETRAFFGFSFQTAYLSIFYLDRFLSKRPIDQSGKYWAIRLLSVACLSLAAKMEECRVPALSEFRTEDFEFENQVIQRMELLVLSTLDWRLSSVTPFAYLNYFISKLSEKSRPKTLVLRAMELILATTEVMDLVNHRPSAIAAAAVLVASDQSLPSTSGDFKMGVISLCGCLENKHVFSCYNLMRELEERKLNMHNLVASIYAIPANGDVLDD; translated from the exons ATGTTTTCCACACTAAGCTGTGGAGGAATGGCAGGCTCAGATTGCTCTGTATCACTCTCTAGCCTTCTATGCCAGGAAGAAGCTTgttttgatgatgatgaagaagaagaagaagaagaaaatgagagatttcTATCTATTGAAGATTTGGGTCTTTTAGAGACAGAGGATGAGTACATAGAGATCTTGGTTTCTAAAGAAAGGAGTTTTGGGAGTGAAAGTTCTGGATCTTCTGACGATTTTTCCACTGAGAACTGGCTCAAATGCGCTCGGTTGGATGCCGTCCGATGGATTCTGGAA ACGAGAGCATTCTTCGGCTTTAGTTTCCAGACTGCTTATCTTTCCATCTTTTATCTGGATCGATTCCTTTCAAAGCGACCTATTGAT CAGAGCGGGAAATATTGGGCGATTCGGTTATTATCAGTGGCGTGTTTGTCTCTGGCTGCAAAGATGGAGGAATGCAGAGTTCCGGCGTTGTCGGAGTTTCGAACGGAAGATTTCGAGTTCGAGAATCAGGTGATTCAGAGGATGGAGCTTCTGGTCTTGAGTACGTTGGACTGGCGGTTGAGTTCTGTTACTCCGTTTGCCTATCTGAATTACTTCATTTCCAAGCTCAGCGAGAAATCAAGACCAAAGACGTTGGTGTTGAGAGCTATGGAATTGATATTGGCTACAACAGAAG TGATGGATTTAGTGAATCATAGGCCATCAGCAATAGCTGCGGCGGCTGTCCTGGTGGCTTCTGATCAGAGCTTACCGAGTACTTCAGGTGATTTTAAGATGGGCGTAATCTCGTTGTGCGGCTGCTTAGAAAAC AAGCATGTGTTTTCTTGCTATAATCTGATGCGGGAGTTGGAAGAGAGGAAATTGAACATGCACAATCTTGTAGCGTCAATCTACGCAATCCCCGCCAACGGAGACGTTCTTGATGATTAA
- the LOC131229386 gene encoding cyclin-D5-3-like isoform X2 translates to MFSTLSCGGMAGSDCSVSLSSLLCQEEACFDDDEEEEEEENERFLSIEDLGLLETEDEYIEILVSKERSFGSESSGSSDDFSTENWLKCARLDAVRWILETRAFFGFSFQTAYLSIFYLDRFLSKRPIDSGKYWAIRLLSVACLSLAAKMEECRVPALSEFRTEDFEFENQVIQRMELLVLSTLDWRLSSVTPFAYLNYFISKLSEKSRPKTLVLRAMELILATTEVMDLVNHRPSAIAAAAVLVASDQSLPSTSGDFKMGVISLCGCLENKHVFSCYNLMRELEERKLNMHNLVASIYAIPANGDVLDD, encoded by the exons ATGTTTTCCACACTAAGCTGTGGAGGAATGGCAGGCTCAGATTGCTCTGTATCACTCTCTAGCCTTCTATGCCAGGAAGAAGCTTgttttgatgatgatgaagaagaagaagaagaagaaaatgagagatttcTATCTATTGAAGATTTGGGTCTTTTAGAGACAGAGGATGAGTACATAGAGATCTTGGTTTCTAAAGAAAGGAGTTTTGGGAGTGAAAGTTCTGGATCTTCTGACGATTTTTCCACTGAGAACTGGCTCAAATGCGCTCGGTTGGATGCCGTCCGATGGATTCTGGAA ACGAGAGCATTCTTCGGCTTTAGTTTCCAGACTGCTTATCTTTCCATCTTTTATCTGGATCGATTCCTTTCAAAGCGACCTATTGAT AGCGGGAAATATTGGGCGATTCGGTTATTATCAGTGGCGTGTTTGTCTCTGGCTGCAAAGATGGAGGAATGCAGAGTTCCGGCGTTGTCGGAGTTTCGAACGGAAGATTTCGAGTTCGAGAATCAGGTGATTCAGAGGATGGAGCTTCTGGTCTTGAGTACGTTGGACTGGCGGTTGAGTTCTGTTACTCCGTTTGCCTATCTGAATTACTTCATTTCCAAGCTCAGCGAGAAATCAAGACCAAAGACGTTGGTGTTGAGAGCTATGGAATTGATATTGGCTACAACAGAAG TGATGGATTTAGTGAATCATAGGCCATCAGCAATAGCTGCGGCGGCTGTCCTGGTGGCTTCTGATCAGAGCTTACCGAGTACTTCAGGTGATTTTAAGATGGGCGTAATCTCGTTGTGCGGCTGCTTAGAAAAC AAGCATGTGTTTTCTTGCTATAATCTGATGCGGGAGTTGGAAGAGAGGAAATTGAACATGCACAATCTTGTAGCGTCAATCTACGCAATCCCCGCCAACGGAGACGTTCTTGATGATTAA